A region from the Brassica napus cultivar Da-Ae chromosome C8, Da-Ae, whole genome shotgun sequence genome encodes:
- the LOC106416064 gene encoding 5'-adenylylsulfate reductase-like 4 produces MEKKKRKGFALFVRAISSANQPQQLIFPPPSPFSIDILPPSTSPSHHKLSQLIISFSGILAAERRFWVSIRISLMEKGIFLLLLVILFGNLMFTGVSVRVPICAMRSVKDYALGFREQTCPFYGDELAERPHFVAVTEGDERWLQTALDMIHKNKCDYVALLFYASWCPFSRSFTPSFDLISSLYSSIPHFAIKESAVKPSTLSKYGVHGFPTLLLMNSTMRARYRGTRMLDSLVAFYRDVTGIETLDKTSLEKSLLVPHLGNENNTEPENCPFTWARSPENMLRQETYLTLATVFVLLRLLYFVFPALVVFAKFTWPRIAQNMGLESLQEHTVGFLSRLCMYLREPCKRSNLQGGAMNARAWASKSLATVSIGDSSSSNRASSASH; encoded by the exons atggaaaaaaagaaaagaaaaggattTGCTTTGTTTGTACGAGCTATCTCAAGTGCCAATCAACCACAACAGCTTATTTTTCCTCCCCCTTCTCCATTTTCTATTGATATCCTCCCTCCCAGTACCTCTCCCTCCCATCACAAATTATCTCAGCTCATCATTTCTTTTTCTGGGATTCTCGCTGCGGAGCGAAGGTTCTGGGTATCAATTAGAATTTCGTTAATGGAGAAAGGGATCTTTTTGTTGCTGTTGGTGATTCTGTTTGGGAATTTAATGTTCACCGGCGTATCCGTTAGGGTTCCGATTTGTGCTATGAGGTCTGTTAAAGATTACGCCTTAGGGTTTCGAGAGCAGACCTGTCCATTTTATGGTGATGAATTAGCCGAGCGTCCTCATTTCGTTGCCGTCACTGAG GGTGATGAGCGTTGGTTGCAAACAGCTTTGGATATGATTCATAAGAACAAGTGTGACTATGTGGCTTTGCTCTTCTATGCATCATGGTGTCCTTTCTCAAGGTCTTTTACTCCGAGTTTTGatctcatctcttctctctaCTCATCAATTCCTCACTTTGCAATTAAGGAATCGGCCGTTAAGCCAAG TACTCTCTCTAAGTATGGAGTTCATGGGTTTCCTACTCTCTTACTTATGAATTCAACTATGCGGGCACGATACCGAGGGACCAGAATGCTTGATTCTCTTGTTGCTTTCTACAGAGATGTTACTG GCATTGAAACGCTGGATAAGACTTCTCTCGAGAAGAGCTTATTGGTTCCTCATCTCGGGAACGAAAACAACACTGAGCCAGAGAACTGCCCTTTCACATGGGCCAGATCGCCTGAGAATATGCTTCGACAAGAAACCTATCTAACTCTTGCTACTGTATTCGTACTGTTGAGATTGCTCTATTTCGTTTTCCCTGCACTGGTTGTGTTTGCCAAGTTTACTTGGCCACGGATTGCTCAAAACATGGGATTAGAAAGCCTGCAAGAACATACGGTCGGGTTTCTGAGCCGACTATGCATGTATCTTAGAGAGCCTTGCAAGAGGAGCAATCTGCAGGGAGGAGCCATGAACGCTAGAGCATGGGCCTCCAAGTCTTTGGCAACCGTCTCAATTGGGGACTCGAGCTCATCAAACAGAGCAAGTTCAGCTTCTCATTGA
- the LOC106416065 gene encoding melanoma-associated antigen 8, producing the protein MADEADALSQFGISKEETDKLVSEVIRFVLFKFHQNSGCPIKREDLTQIVTKNYRQRNLATSVINEAKTKLSSVFGYDLKELQRSRTCSNAQTRLPQSQSNADSKSYVLVSQLPIEVFRKHVVEETTSPMTGFTFAVLAVVQLAGGKIPEETLWHHLRRMGLHESDEHNPVFGSNKQALETLVQQRFLQKEKVSGPEGNTLFYDLAERALDAQVSERVKDYISQILKNDVSVVELD; encoded by the exons ATGGCTGATGAAGCAGATGCTCTTTCTCAATTTGGTATATCGAAGGAG GAAACGGATAAGCTTGTTTCGGAGGTGATTAGATTCGTACTCTTCAAGTTCCATCAAAACTCAGGATGCcctattaaaagagaagattTGACTCAGATTGTTACCAAGAACTATCGTCAGCGTAACCTGGCCACCTCCGTGATCAACGAAGCTAAGACCAAGCTCTCAAGTGTGTTTGGTTATGATTTGAAAGAGCTTCAACGCTCTAGGACTTGTTCTAATGCTCAAACAAGGCTTCCTCAGTCACAAA GTAATGCTGACTCGAAATCGTATGTGCTCGTTAGTCAATTGCCGATTGAAGTGTTTAGGAAACATgtggttgaagaaacaacaAGCCCTATGACTGGCTTTACGTTTGCGGTTCTTGCTGTTGTGCAGCTTGCAGGAGGCAAAATACCTGAAG AAACCCTTTGGCACCATTTGAGGAGAATGGGACTGCACGAAAGTGATGAGCATAATCCTGTGTTTGGGAGCAACAAGCAGGCCCTAGAGACGTTAGTGCAACAAAG GTTCTTGCAGAAGGAGAAAGTGAGTGGCCCAGAGGGTAATACTCTGTTCTACGATCTTGCTGAGAGAGCTTTAGATGCGCAAGTCAGCGAGAGAGTAAAAGATTATATTTCACAG ATCCTGAAGAATGATGTCTCTGTTGTAGAGCTTGACTGA
- the LOC125591458 gene encoding uncharacterized protein LOC125591458, which yields MQRNIRGPPKNLTEKVSIDDSNPEKQVSIGSELPLETKKELVEFLKQNIKTFAWTTSDMKGIDANVTTHKLNVDPTFKPIKQKRRKLGLEKAQAVNDEVDRLTKAGSIREVQYPDWLANPVVVKKKNGKWRICVDFTDLNKACPKDSFPLPHIDRLVEATAGHQLLSFMDAFSGYNQIMMDPEDQEKTAFITERGTYCYKVMPFGLKNAGATYQRLVNKMFAGQLGKTMEVYIDDMLVKSSKGEDHISHLRECFEILNKYDMKLNPAKCTFGVPSGEFLGYLVTERGIEANPKQIATFLEMPSPKTTREVQRLTGRIAALNRFISRSTDKCLPFYKLLKNNKKFLWDEKCEEAFKQLKAYLSEPPILSKPVVGEPLYLYLAVSAAAVSGVLVREEQNEQRPVYYTSKSLIDAETRYPTMEKLALAVVTAARKLRPYFQSHSIIVMTSQPLRTILHSPSQSGRLAKWAIELSEYDIEYRPRAAAKAQVLADFVIELASEHLDQETEVPKWSLYVDGASSRQGSGVGLRLTSSAGETIEQSYRLGFNASNNEAEYEALIAGLKLALSLGIRELNAYSDSQLVASQFHGEYETRDERMGAYLEVVLNLTKQFDKFELTRIPRGENSSADALAALASTSDPLVKRIIPVEGIEKPSIDIATKAEMDSKPKEKIEDNSLPTVATQVFTTFWFPKTRTRSFRKHTSRKATQNPENNDKSEGTHRSSDSLEPNSTSTSGGTIQTSEPLVYKVQTRSRTALKNASRNATQTTGDNEEIGDIPQNPEPTPTNISGGTTAPGPEQESPSSLHNKVVGREDWRIPIMDYILEGKIPPNKWEARKLKALAARYCIIESALHKRSVSGPYLKCVHGLVAMKLMKEMHDGSCGNHSGGRALAIRIKRQGYFWPTIIADCEVYSSSCDKCQRHAPIIHQPAEKLSNISAPYPFMRWSMDIIGPLVPSGKGKKLLNLLVLTDYFTKWIEAEAFQQINRFEVEGFVWKNIVCRHGVPYEIVTDNGGQFISHDFKSFCDKWNIRLTFSSPRRPQGNGQAEAANKSVLANLKKRLGAQKELWSEKLPEVLWACRTTPRKATEETPFSLAYGMEAVVPAETTAGSLRRELCTSNPAANNQLLMDSLDLIEERRDQALLRIQNYQQAMARHYNSKVRPRQFAVGDLVLRKVFEGTKEPGAGKLGTNWEGPYRIIHIVRPGVYKLQKVRTGVPEIRSWNATNLKRYYH from the coding sequence ATGCAACGAAATATCCGAGGTCCCCCTAAGAACCTCACCGAAAAAGTTAGCATCGACGACTCAAATCCTGAGAAACAGGTGAGCATCGGATCCGAGCTACCTCTCGAAACCAAAAAGGAGCTCGTCGAATTCCTAAAACAGAATATCAAAACCTTTGCATGGACCACCAGCGACATGAAAGGCATAGATGCAAATGTCACCACTCATAAGCTCAATGTAGACCCTACTTTTAAACCGATCAAACAGAAACGTCGTAagctaggtctagaaaaagccCAAGCTGTCAACGACGAGGTCGATCGACTAACAAAGGCCGGGTCCATCCGAGAGGTACAATACCCCGATTGGCTAGCTAACCCAGTGGtagtaaaaaagaagaatgggAAATGGAGAATCTGTGTAGACTTCACCGATTTAAACAAAGCCTGTCCTAAGGACAGCTTCCCGTTACCTCATATCGATCGTTTGGTCGAAGCAACGGCTGGACACCAGCTCTTGTCCTTTATGGATGCCTTTTCAGGatataaccagattatgatggaTCCTGAGGATCAAGAGAAAACCGCATTCATAACTGAACGAGGAACCTATTGTTACAAGGTCATGCCGTTTGGTTTGAAAAACGCGGGAGCTACCTATCAAAGgttagtaaataaaatgttcgctggacaactcggaaaaaccatggaagtctacatcgacgacatgttagTCAAATCCTCAAAGGGGGAGGACCACATCTCCCATCTAAGAGAATGTTTCGAAATCCTCAACAAATACGACATGAAGCTAAACCCAGCTAAGTGTACCTTCGGAGTACCTTCCGGCGAATTCCTAGGTTACCTCGTAACCGAAAGAGGCATCGAAGCCAACCCGAAACAAATAGCGACATTCCTGGAAATGCCATCACCTAAAACGACCAGAGAGGTACAAAGATTGACCGGACGGATCGCAGCACTAAATCGATTCATCTCCAGGTCCACCGATAAATGCCTTCCATTCTATAAACTtctgaaaaataataagaagttCTTATGGGATGAAAAGTGCGAAGAAGCCTTCAAACAGCTGAAGGCTTACCTCTCGGAACCTCCGATACTATCCAAACCTGTAGTAGGAGAACCACTGTACCTGTACCTCGCCGTGTCGGCAGCTGCAGTCAGCGGAGtgctagtacgagaggaacaaaACGAACAGAGACCTGTCTATTATACTAGCAAAAGCTTAATAGACGCCGAGACGAGATATCCCACCATGGAAAAACTAGCCCTAGCAGTCGTGACAGCTGCCAGGAAGCTGCGACCTTATTTCCAATCGCACTCGATCATCGTAATGACCTCACAACCATTACGgacgattctgcatagcccTAGCCAATCCGGACGATTAGCAAAATGGGCTATAGAGCTCAGCGAGTACGACATCGAGTACAGACCCCGAGCAGCAGCAAAAGCTCAGGTCCTCGCCGATTTCGTTATTGAGCTAGCATCCGAACATCTAGACCAGGAAACAGAGGTTCCGAAATGGAGCCTATACGTGGACGGAGCCTCGTCAAGGCAAGGCTCCGGTGTCGGTTTAAGACTAACCTCCTCAGCCGGAGAAACCATCGAACAATCCTATAGACTTGGATTTAACGCTTCCAACAACGAGGCCGAGTACGAAGCACTAATCGCTGGATTAAAGCTCGCCCTGAGCCTCGGAATTCGGGAGCTAAACGCCTACAGCGACTCGCAGCTGGTAGCTAGCCAGTTTCACGGGGAATACGAAACAAGGGACGAAAGAATGGGGGCATACCTCGAGGTCGTCCTAAACCTCACAAAGCAGTTTGACAAGTTCGAGCTAACGAGGATCCCACGAGGGGAGAACTCCTCAGCAGACGCGCTCGCCGCATTAGCTTCCACATCCGACCCTCTCGTAAAACGAATTATACCCGTGGAAGGAATCGAGAAGCCAAGTATCGACATAGCTACCAAGGCTGAGATGGATAGCAAAccaaaggaaaaaatagaggatAACAGCCTCCCGACGGTAGCTACCCAAGTTTTCACGACATTCTGGTTCCCGAAAACTAGAACACGCAGCTTTAGAAAGCACACCTCCAGGAAAGCAACCCAGAACCCGGAAAACAACGACAAAAGTGAAGGTACTCACCGAAGTTCAGACTCCCTAGAGCCTAACTCTACGAGTACCTCCGGGGGCACCATCCAGACCTCGGAGCCACTTGTCTATAAAGTCCAAACAAGAAGCCGCACCGCTCTTAAAAACGCATCTAGGAACGCTACACAAACCACAGGGGATAACGAGGAAATTGGAGATATTCCTCAGAACCCAGAACCTACTCCAACGAATATCTCCGGGGGCACCACGGCACCAGGTCCCGAACAGGAATCTCCCTCCtctcttcacaacaaagttgtaGGGAGAGAAGACTGGAGAATACCGATCATGGATTACATCCTAGAGGGAAAAATTCCACCCAACAAGTGGGAGGCTCGAAAACTCAAAGCTTTAGCAGCAAGATACTGTATAATCGAGTCAGCCCTCCACAAACGAAGTGTCTCCGGACCTTACCTAAAATGCGTTCACGGCCTAGTAGCTATGAAACTCATGAAGGAAATGCACGACGGTTCCTGTGGAAACCATTCCGGAGGCAGAGCCTTAGCCATCCGAATAAAAAGACAAGGCTACTTCTGGCCTACCATTATCGCAGATTGTGAGGTCTACTCCTCATCGTGCgacaaatgccaaaggcatgcaccGATCATACACCAACCAGCGGAAAAGCTGTCTAACATATCAGCTCCCTACCCATTCATGAGGTGGTCTATGGACATTATAGGTCCATTAGTACCTTCAGGGAAAGGAAAGAAGTTACTAAACCTCCTGGTCCTAACCGACTACTTCACGAAATGGATTGAAGCTGAAGCTTTCCAACAAATAAACAGATTCGAGGTCGAAGGATTTGTTTGGAAAAACATCGTATGCAGGCATGGCGTCccatacgaaatcgtaaccgacaaTGGAGGACAGTTCATATCCCACGACTTCAAAAGTTTCTGCGATAAATGGAACATCCGCCTCACCTTCTCATCACCTCGGCGACCTCAAGGGAACGGACAGGCGGAGGCTGCCAACAAATCAGTTTTAGCAAACCTCAAGAAACGCCTAGGAGCCCAAAAGGAGCTTTGGTCGGAAAAACTACCCGAAGTACTATGGGCCTGCCGAACCACCCCACGAAAAGCTACAGAGGAAACTCCCTTCTCCTTAGCTTATGGGATGGAAGCTGTCGTCCCAGCAGAAACCACCGCAGGTAGCCTCAGACGGGAGCTCTGCACCTCAAATCCCGCAGCTAATAACCAGCTCCTGATGGATAGCCTCGACTTGATCGAGGAAAGACGAGACCAAGCCTTGCTTCGCATTCAAAATTATCAGCAAGCAATGGCACGACACTACAATTCCAAAGTAAGGCCCCGACAGTTCGCCGTAGGGGACCTAGTGCTTAGGAAAGTGTTCGAAGGAACAAAGGAACCGGGAGCTGGAAAGTTAGGaaccaactgggaaggaccctaccgAATTATCCACATAGTACGACCCGGAGTTTACAAACTCCAGAAGGTACGAACCGGGGTACCTGAAATCCGATCGTGGAATGCCACGAACCTCAAAAGATACTATCATTAG
- the LOC125591459 gene encoding uncharacterized protein LOC125591459 isoform X2 has translation MTLRPSFRSRGNPSKAASASRGSDRNQGGSFLISMKEVLDDGGSKPVVETTPTEVVAQDAAPLPEVQVPEADYQAPKGTSEVEPSRHKRPRTDQGGAPTRSSSSSSRGGTVGWSFTHSKPGSILDDSWGLAAIMRHLKSVGCPLPALKDLTNRDEYLDIAHCMGQLAGAVNRAQLRFENALCAAPNAGELAEVTEMVKAAKADLDQARVRISELEAEVTRLGSKADAQQGEIESQKLDIQVKSRRINDLEAARKIAEHQVRELIASSQDSQKNKEAEVKLAVREGKKEVAEAYGKILVCVKEKFARKKDEVNALVYAQELQANADLLKDMLNNKIQSVEEEYNQLVALLPEATTAYEKAQVSDFSVSKLPLPQISESSVEAAIGGDGNVVDEGVPAGAGDPIQEEKED, from the exons ATGACTCTGCGACCATCATTCCGTTCTAGGGGTAACCCCTCTAAAGCTGCCAGTGCTTCTCGTGGAAGCGACAGGAACCAAGGAGGATCGTTCCTTATCTCAATGAAGGAAGTTTTGGACGACGGAGGATCCAAACCTGTTGTCGAGACTACTCCAACTGAGGTTGTAGCTCAGGATGCTGCTCCTCTCCCTGAGGTCCAGGTGCCGGAGGCTGACTACCAGGCTCCGAAGGGTACCTCTGAGGTCGAGCCGTCGAGACACAAGAGGCCCAGGACCGATCAGGGCGGAGCTCCCACccgttcttcttcctcgtcctctagaGGAGGGACTGTTGGGTGGAGCTTTACCCATTCGAAGCCTGGGTCGATCCTGGACGACTCTTGGGGCCTAGCTGCGATAATGAGGCACCTGAAGAGCGTGGGATGTCCCCTTCCAGCGCTCAAGGACCTGACTAACCGAGATGAGTATCTCGATATTGCCCACTGTATGGGTCAG TTGGCTGGGGCTGTTAACAGGGCCCAGCTCAGGTTTGAGAATGCTCTGTGTGCTGCCCCCAATGCTGGTGAACTTGCTGAGGTTACCGAGATGGTTAAGGCAGCCAAAGCCGATCTTGACCAAGCCCGGGTTCGAATTTCTGAACTCGAAGCCGAAGTGACGAGGCTAGGCTCGAAGGCCGATGCTCAGCAAGGAGAGATCGAGAGTCAAAAGCTCGATATCCAGGTGAAGAGCAGGAGGATCAATGATTTGGAGGCTGCTCGAAAGATAGCTGAGCATCAAGTACGTGAGCTCATTGCCTCATCCCAGGATAGCCAGAAGAACAAGGAAGCTGAAGTCAAGCTGGCTGTCAGGGAAGGGAAGAAAGAAGTCGCCGAAGCTTACGGCAAGATCCTGGTCTGTGTTAAGGAGAAGTTTGCTAGGAAGAAAGATGAGGTCAACGCCTTGGTGTACGCTCAGGAGCTCCAAGCTAATGCCGACCTCTTGAAGGATATGCTGAACAACAAGATCCAAAGCGTTGAAGAGGAGTACAACCAATTGGTGGCCTTATTACCAGAAGCGACAACTGCGTATGAGAAGGCTCAAGTCTCTGACTTCTCGGTCAGCAAGCTTCCTCTTCCCCAGATCTCGGAGAGTTCAG TCGAGGCAGCAATAGGAGGTGATGGCAATGTGGTCGATGAGGGAGTTCCTGCCGGTGCTGGTGATCCGATTcaggaagagaaggaagattga
- the LOC125591459 gene encoding uncharacterized protein LOC125591459 isoform X1, with protein MTLRPSFRSRGNPSKAASASRGSDRNQGGSFLISMKEVLDDGGSKPVVETTPTEVVAQDAAPLPEVQVPEADYQAPKGTSEVEPSRHKRPRTDQGGAPTRSSSSSSRGGTVGWSFTHSKPGSILDDSWGLAAIMRHLKSVGCPLPALKDLTNRDEYLDIAHCMGQLAGAVNRAQLRFENALCAAPNAGELAEVTEMVKAAKADLDQARVRISELEAEVTRLGSKADAQQGEIESQKLDIQVKSRRINDLEAARKIAEHQVRELIASSQDSQKNKEAEVKLAVREGKKEVAEAYGKILVCVKEKFARKKDEVNALVYAQELQANADLLKDMLNNKIQSVEEEYNQLVALLPEATTAYEKAQVSDFSVSKLPLPQISESSAPVEAAIGGDGNVVDEGVPAGAGDPIQEEKED; from the exons ATGACTCTGCGACCATCATTCCGTTCTAGGGGTAACCCCTCTAAAGCTGCCAGTGCTTCTCGTGGAAGCGACAGGAACCAAGGAGGATCGTTCCTTATCTCAATGAAGGAAGTTTTGGACGACGGAGGATCCAAACCTGTTGTCGAGACTACTCCAACTGAGGTTGTAGCTCAGGATGCTGCTCCTCTCCCTGAGGTCCAGGTGCCGGAGGCTGACTACCAGGCTCCGAAGGGTACCTCTGAGGTCGAGCCGTCGAGACACAAGAGGCCCAGGACCGATCAGGGCGGAGCTCCCACccgttcttcttcctcgtcctctagaGGAGGGACTGTTGGGTGGAGCTTTACCCATTCGAAGCCTGGGTCGATCCTGGACGACTCTTGGGGCCTAGCTGCGATAATGAGGCACCTGAAGAGCGTGGGATGTCCCCTTCCAGCGCTCAAGGACCTGACTAACCGAGATGAGTATCTCGATATTGCCCACTGTATGGGTCAG TTGGCTGGGGCTGTTAACAGGGCCCAGCTCAGGTTTGAGAATGCTCTGTGTGCTGCCCCCAATGCTGGTGAACTTGCTGAGGTTACCGAGATGGTTAAGGCAGCCAAAGCCGATCTTGACCAAGCCCGGGTTCGAATTTCTGAACTCGAAGCCGAAGTGACGAGGCTAGGCTCGAAGGCCGATGCTCAGCAAGGAGAGATCGAGAGTCAAAAGCTCGATATCCAGGTGAAGAGCAGGAGGATCAATGATTTGGAGGCTGCTCGAAAGATAGCTGAGCATCAAGTACGTGAGCTCATTGCCTCATCCCAGGATAGCCAGAAGAACAAGGAAGCTGAAGTCAAGCTGGCTGTCAGGGAAGGGAAGAAAGAAGTCGCCGAAGCTTACGGCAAGATCCTGGTCTGTGTTAAGGAGAAGTTTGCTAGGAAGAAAGATGAGGTCAACGCCTTGGTGTACGCTCAGGAGCTCCAAGCTAATGCCGACCTCTTGAAGGATATGCTGAACAACAAGATCCAAAGCGTTGAAGAGGAGTACAACCAATTGGTGGCCTTATTACCAGAAGCGACAACTGCGTATGAGAAGGCTCAAGTCTCTGACTTCTCGGTCAGCAAGCTTCCTCTTCCCCAGATCTCGGAGAGTTCAG CTCCAGTCGAGGCAGCAATAGGAGGTGATGGCAATGTGGTCGATGAGGGAGTTCCTGCCGGTGCTGGTGATCCGATTcaggaagagaaggaagattga
- the LOC106414209 gene encoding sugar transport protein 5, whose protein sequence is MAIGGLALDVGRGNIDAKITAAVVMTCVVAASSGLIFGYDIGISGGVTTMKPFLEKFFPTVLKKATQTKPDVYCVYDSQLLTAFTSSLYVAGLVASLVASRLTAAYGRRATMILGGLTFLFGAVISGLAANIAMLLSGRILLGFGVGFTNEAAPVYLSEVAPPQWRGAFNTGFQFFIGVGVVSANFLNYLTANHRSGWRISLGLAALPAVIMTFGCLFISDTPSSLLARGNHDHARVSLFKIRGAKNRAEVEAELAELVKSSQLAIEARAEPFKTILERQYRPQLVVAVAIPCFQQLTGITINAFYAPVLFRSVGFGSAPALIATLILGLVNLGSILISTMVIDRFGRRFLFIAGGIQMFVCQVAVAALLAATVGDAGDGEMTKGYAVTVVVLLCIYAAGFGWSWGPLSWLVPSEIFPLKLRPAGQSLSVAVNFAVTFLIAQTFLATLCHFKFGAFLFYGAWILIMTVFVVMFLPETKGIHVDSMYQVWEKHWFWQRFTISTST, encoded by the exons ATGGCTATCGGAGGATTAGCTCTTGATGTCGGCAGAGGCAATATAGACGCCAAGATCACAGCCGCGGTTGTCATGACATGTGTTGTGGCGGCTTCAAGCGGTCTCATCTTTGGCTACGACATTGGAATCTCAG GGGGTGTGACGACGATGAAGCCGTTTCTTGAGAAATTCTTTCCAACCGTTCTTAAAAAAGCTACTCAAACTAAGCCAGATGTGTACTGCGTCTATGACAGCCAACTTCTAACGGCCTTCACATCAAGCCTTTATGTTGCTGGCTTAGTCGCTTCCTTAGTAGCTAGCCGTCTCACGGCAGCTTACGGTCGCCGTGCCACCATGATTCTCGGTGGTTTGACTTTCCTATTTGGTGCCGTCATCAGTGGCTTGGCTGCCAACATCGCCATGCTCCTCTCCGGACGGATTTTGCTTGGATTTGGTGTTGGTTTCACCAACGAA GCTGCGCCTGTATATCTATCAGAGGTAGCACCGCCGCAATGGCGTGGAGCCTTCAATACTGGCTTTCAGTTCTTCATTGGCGTAGGAGTTGTATCAGCCAATTTCTTAAACTACCTCACGGCCAACCACCGCAGCGGCTGGCGTATCTCACTCGGCCTCGCCGCTTTACCAGCCGTTATCATGACCTTTGGATGTCTATTCATCTCCGATACGCCTTCAAGTCTCTTGGCTCGTGGTAATCATGATCATGCTCGCGTGTCGCTGTTTAAAATACGTGGTGCCAAAAATAGAGCTGAAGTGGAAGCCGAACTAGCAGAGCTAGTTAAGTCGAGTCAGTTAGCGATAGAAGCTAGAGCTGAGCCATTTAAGACGATATTGGAGAGACAGTACAGACCTCAGCTTGTGGTTGCTGTGGCTATACCTTGTTTTCAACAGTTAACTGGTATCACGATTAATGCGTTCTACGCGCCAGTTCTGTTTAGATCTGTCGGATTTGGTTCTGCGCCCGCTCTTATTGCGACGCTAATACTTGGGTTGGTTAACCTCGGTTCGATCCTTATTTCAACGATGGTTATTGACCGGTTTGGTAGACGGTTCTTGTTCATTGCGGGTGGTATTCAGATGTTTGTCTGTCAG GTGGCAGTGGCTGCATTACTAGCAGCGACAGTAGGAGACGCCGGAGACGGAGAGATGACGAAGGGCTACGCCGTCACTGTTGTGGTGTTGTTGTGCATATACGCAGCTGGATTTGGTTGGTCGTGGGGCCCACTAAGCTGGCTGGTCCCCAGTGAGATATTCCCGCTCAAGTTACGCCCAGCTGGTCAGAGCTTAAGCGTTGCCGTGAATTTTGCCGTTACTTTCCTTATCGCTCAGACTTTCCTTGCAACCCTTTGCCATTTCAAGTTTGGTGCATTCTTGTTTTACGGTGCTTGGATCTTAATAATGACGGTGTTTGTCGTGATGTTCTTGCCGGAGACTAAAGGGATTCATGTGGATTCTATGTACCAAGTTTGGGAGAAGCATTGGTTTTGGCAACGGTTCACTATATCAACttcaacatga